The Gopherus flavomarginatus isolate rGopFla2 chromosome 20, rGopFla2.mat.asm, whole genome shotgun sequence region GTGGGGGGCAGCTGGAGGAAGAGGCCCCTGGGGACGAGGTGCTGCAGTATCCTGATGGCTTTGAGCCGCTGCGCTCGGACCAGCCCTCCACCAGCATCACCCTGGAGGCATCGCCTGTGGTGAAGAACCCCTTCATGTCGCCCCTCCTGGCTCCGGACAGCATGCTGCGAGGGCTGCCGCCGGTCCATATCGTGGTGAGACCCGGGGTGGGCAGTCAGCCAGATTGTGCAGGGGAGCCTGGAGGGTCGACTGATCCATATAACAGTGAGAACCCCACGGAGGGGGTTACTGGTTCATATAGCAGTGAGAGCCCCACGGGGGTCACTGGTCCATATAGCAGTGACAACCCCATGGGGGGGCACCGGTCTATATAGGAGTGAGAGCCCCACAGGGAGGGGGCACTAGTCCATATAGCAGTGAGagccctgcagggagggggcactggTCTATATAGCAGAGAGCCCCACGGTAGGGGGCACTGGTCCATATAGCAGCAAGACCCCCATGGGGGGGCACTGGTTTAGATAGCAGTGAGAGCCCCATGAGGGGCAGTGGTCCATATAGCAGTGAGAGCCCCACAGGGGGAGCACTGGTCCATATAGGAGTTAGAGCCCCGTGGGGGGGCATTGGTCCATATAGCAGTGAGAGCCCCACAGGGGGCACTTGTCCATATAGCAGTGAGAGCCCCACATGGAGGGCACTGGGAAGTGTGATAGCCCCCATTGACATttggccccactctgccccccacccccactcccgcaGGCCTGTGCCCTGGACCCCATGCTGGACGACTCGGTGATGTTTGCCCGGCGGCTGCGGGAGCTGGGCCAGCCAGTGACACTGCGGATTGTGCAGGACTTGCCGCACGGCTTCCTGAGCCTGTCCCAGTTGTGCCGTGAGACCCGCCAGGCGGCCGCGCTCTGCACCCGCGTCATCCGTGAGATCCTGCTGCCCACGCCGCCCACCGCCCCGCCCTCGCCCCGCAAGCACCGCAAGCTGGAGCGGACGCTGCCCTCAGGGGCTGCCATGGGCCAGGTCGCCACGGGTCTGGCCACGCCCAGCCTCAAGAGTCCCACCCCAGCTGCCTTGGAGACCATACCCGGACAGGGGGGTCGGGCCCCAGTGGAAACCCCCAACAGGCGGGAGCCGGGGCCCCAGAGTGGCCCGgcgggcagggaggtgggggcgtGAGCCCCGGCCGTGGTCAGGGATTTCCTGGGAGCCCCTTGGTGCTTTTCTCTCTGTAGCTTCCgagtagggggaggagggaagggcccCACGCTGAGAGCCTGGCTGCCCCCCCAGTCCCCAGGGACTGGTCTGTAGCGGTTTTTGCTGGACAGGTGTTTGCTGCTGTCTGTATCCTGTGGCCTGAGGAGGGGGTGTCtcccgtccccctcccccagtccctcctGGGCTCCCACACTCCAGCGCTGCTCGGGACGGGTCCCCCTGCGCTCCAAGGGACGCCCCAGGTGCCAGGCCTGAGCTGAGGGtgcagccccaggccccaccttccaCACTGACTCCAGGGGTGGAGCAGACAAGCTGGGCTGCCACCCCatactctgggggtgggggtagggtgtGAGCTCTttgcccccctcctttccctgtgtGCAGTGGGGGGAGTCCATTTCAGCCCATCTGCCCCCCTAGACTACTCACTCCCCTGCCTGCTGGTGCTGTGAACCAAATGGAAGGTTGGGGGTGCGCTCCCTCCTGGGGGCGCTCCAGGGACCCCCATCCACAACTTTCAGTTTTGTAAATAAAAGGCTGTTTGATATTGAGCAAATTGTAGCATCCATCCTGCCAGGTCAGATCAGGGCTGGTGCCCCTACAGGGGCCAGGCCCcagggccccattccctgcccctctgagctggcccTTCCCCCTACAGGGGTTGGGCGAagggccccattccctgcccctctgagccagcccctccccctacaGGGGTTGGGCGAagggccccattccctgcccctctgagctggcccTTCCCCCTACAGGGGTTGGGCGAagggccccattccctgcccctctgagccagcccctccccctacaTGGGCCAGGCCCCCAAACCCCATTCCTGGCCCCTCTGAGCTACCTCCTTCCCCtacaggggctgggccctggggccccattccctgcccctctgagccgccccctccccctacaGGGGCTGGGTCTTGGGCTCCATttgcagcccctctgagctgccccctccctctacaggggccaggccctgggccccattccccacccctctgagctgccccctccccctacaggggccaggccctgggccccattccctgcccctctgagccgccccctccccctacatgggccaggccctgggccccattccctgcccctctgagccgccccctccccctacatgggccaggccctggggccccattccctgcccctctgagctggcccTTCCCCCtacaggggctgggccctggggccccattccctgcccctctgagctggcccTTCCCCCTACAGGGGTTGGGCGAagggccccattccctgcccctctgagccaACCCCTCCCCCTACATGTGCCAGGCCCCCAAACCCCATTCCTGGCCCCTCTGAgccgccccctccccctacaGGGGCTGGGTCTTGGGCCCCATttgcagcccctctgagctgccccctccccctacaggggccaggccctgggccccattccccacccctctgAGTTGCCCCCTCCCGCTACAGGGGCCAGAACCCTGTGTGGGGCAGGCCCCCCTTCCCAGTGTGgcagggaatgtgtgtgtgggggggggcgtgTTATAGGGTGAAATGGGGATTTCAAGTGGCGGTTGGGGCATGTGGTGTGGGGATTAGTGGGGTTTTCTCCTGGGGAGTtgtggggctccctggggggggctATGGGCTGGGAACGAGGGTTGCTTGTGGGCAGGGAGGATGAGGGGGTGCtatggggagaagtgggggggacagggggtaAGGGGCTTGttccaggggctggggggggctatggtgtgggggatgggaggggttaGGTTACGGACAGGGACGAGGCGGGTTATTATGGGATGTGGGCAGATCATGGGCCAAGCGGgttatggggtggggggatgggagggggactATTTCTCGTCCCCGCGCAGGGATCCATGTTACCTCGCGCTGCTCGGCGGAGGGATCCAGGAAGAAGTCCCGGCCGGCGGCCGCCGAGGGGACAAGATGGCGGCGCTGGCGCGGCGCGCGGCGGCCGGGCGGGGCTGGTGAGCGGCGCGGGGCCCGCGGGGCGGGGCGAGGCCGAGGCGGCCCCGGAGCCGGGACAGGAGGCGCCCAGGTGAGGGCGGGGAAGCGGTGCGGAGAGGGGTAGTGTTACGCAAAGTGCGTAGGAGAGGCGCGCTGCGCAACGTCAAATGCGTAAACCTTGTTCGGGAATAGCTGTTAGGAAAGCCGCTGCGCAAACACCGTAAGCAAGCGCCGGCTTTACGCAAATAGCGTAAGGGGCGCCTGTGGCAGCCGCCAGTTTGCGCCACGTGACCAGCTTACAGGTGCGGGTGCGGCTGCGCACGGTGCGTGGAACAGTCGGGCTGCTGCGCAAACTGCGGAGCGCGCTGCGTAGAGCGCGAAATACGCGTGCGCGGAAGAGGGGCCGCTGCCGCGACTGGCGGTGACTACGCAAATGGCGTAAAGGCGGGACGGGGCCCCGAGGAGTCTGGTGCgtcgcccctcccccaccccaactccccacagtgccccaccctccccgccccatagcaccctgcccctcccccactgcaacagcacccctcccccatcccataaCCCTGCCCgaccccccacagcacccccccccacagtgccccacactccATGCCCAATAacaccccgcccctcccccaccctccccgccccatcacaccctgcccctcccccacccatcacaactcccctcccccacggcaacaacactcctcccccaccccataacactcggcccctccccccactgcaacaacacccctccccatcccattacctgcccctcccccaccaatccccactcccctcccccaccctataacaccctgcccttccccccactgcaacagcacccctcccccatcccattaccctgccctgacccccacagcacccctcccccacagtgccccactcTCCCCGCCCCATAACACCCTACCCCTCCACCACCCAtcacaactcccctcccccacagtgccccaccctccccgccccgtgacaccctgcccctcccccaccccaactccccacagtgccccaccctccccaccccataacaccctgcccctcccctcacagcaacaacacccctcccccaccccataacaccctgccctgaacccccacagcacccctcccccacagtaccccaccctccccgccccataacaccctgcccctcccttaTCCGtcacaactcccctccccccacggcaacaacactcctccctcaccccattaCCCTGCCCCgaccccccacagcacccctcccccacagtgccccaccctccccgccccacagcactctgcccccccaccacaacagcacccctcccccaccccattaccCTGACCCTACCCCCTCACAGCACCCCTCTTCTACAGTGCCCATCCTCCCCAACCCCATAacaccctgcccctctcccaccccataccacccctcccccaccccattatcCCACCGctaccccccacagcacccctcccccacagtgccccaccctccctgcccataacacctgcccctcccccacccacaactcccttcccctgccccatagcatccagcccctcccccacagcaacagCACCCGTCCCCACCCCATTATCCCACTCCtaccccccacagtgccccatcctccccaaccccataacaccatgcccctccccccagtgcaacACCTCTCCCTCAGAACCCCCCTCTCCAACCCCAtagcaccctgcccctcccccataacgcccctcccccacccaccacaaCTTTCCTACCCCACCCCATAataccctgcccccacccaccacAACAACACTCCTCCCTGGCCTCTCCCCCAtagcacccctgccccaccccataataccctgctcctcccctacagcacctcctcctccccataataccttgtccctccccccactgcaacaacaccCCTCTTCCACAgcaccccttccccacagcaccCTTCCCCCACCTCGCAACACCCTGCCCTTCCACCCACCACAACACCCCTCCCCCgcacctgccccacagcacccctctcCAACAATaccccaccctcccccacccacaactccccttccccaacctgtaacaccctgcccctccccccactgaagcaactctcctcccccaccccatagccccctgcctctccccaccgcaacgcccctcccccacaactctcttctccaccctgcccctcccccaccccataatACCCTGCtcctctgtcacggagtgtgggggagtccggccctgcacccctcttcctgggacccacagtgactctcagccagccagtaaaacagaaggtttattggacaacaggaacaaaggatgcagcagagcttggaggcacaaccaggacccctcaatcaagtccttctgggggttcagggtcttTGGATCCCAgttaggattccctgaattcccctcacccagcccaaaaccgaaactgaactaactccctccagccggccccttcctttgtccagcttccctggcaaaggtgctgacccccccccccccccccgccttcctggctcaggttacaggccaagatcctgtccctctcctaaagtcctccccggctctctcacccccacacagacagcccctactccatcacaccctccccccaccgcaacagccctcccccacccataaTACCCCACCCTCCCCCACCGCAACACTACCACTCTGCCACCCCCAAtagcccttcctcccccaccaccactcctctcccccacctcaacaatatcctgcctctcccccacccaagcCATAAAACCCGACCCACTCATACCCCCCAAATAACCAGCCCCACATCACCCACTCCAGCCCCCCCCCGGAACTGTGCTGTGAGGTGTCTGacccccatctctccccagctGCGCCAAGATGGCCCCAGCCTGCGAGCGGCTGCACTTCCGCTTCCCCAGCTACGGGGACGGGGTGCTGCGGCGCATGGACCAGCTGCGGGCGCAGCGGCGGTTCTGCGACGTGAcggtgcaggtgaacgagctgcGGGTGCCAGGGCACCGCGTGGTCTTCGCCGCCTGCTCCCCGTTCCTGCGGGACCAGTTCCTGCTCAGCGACTCGCCCGAGGTGTCTGTCTCGCTGCTGCAGAGCCCCGAGATCGGCcgccagctgctgctctcctgctaCACCGGCTGCCTCGAGGTGCCACTGCCCGAGCTGGTCAACTACCTGACGGCCGCCTCCTTCCTGCAGATGGGCCACGTGGTGGAGCGCTGCACCCAGGCCGTCTCCCGCTACCTGGTGCCCAAGGCCGAGGTGGCGCCGGGcccggggcaggaggaggaggggtcctccccctgccccctgcctgcacggCGGCAGGAGGGGCCAGAGGGGGCCGGGGATTTCCTGGCCTGCCGCTCCCGTGGCAGCCCCTCGtcccctgagatctccctgcccctcctcaacTCGGCCATGGAGCTCACCCACAGCTACCTGAAGGGCTGCTACGAGGACGAGGCGGCACCGGGggggcccttcccctgccccccagcccccgcccagcCGGGGGGGCCGTGGCGGGGCTGCCCCATGCGCCGCCGGCACCTGGAGCCGGCCCGGAAGGACAGGAAGGCGCCTGAGCTGGAGCGGCCCTACCGGTGCCCGCGCTGCGAcggcctcttcccccagctgggCGGCTTCGTGAGCCACGTGCGGGAGCACAAGCTCTTCCTCTGCCTGCGCTGTGCCAAGGTCTTCTCCCAGAAGAGCAACCTGACCCGGCACCTGCGCGTCCACACCGGCTTCAAGCCCTTCCAGTGCCCCGTGTGCCACAAGTGCTTCACGCAGAACGCCACGCTGCAGGACCACCTCAACCTGCACAGCGGGCGCAAGCCGCACCGCTGCAACTACTGCGCCGTGCACTTCACCCACAAGCCGGGCCTGCGGCGCCACCTCAAGGAGCTGCACGGCAAGAGCACCCTGCAGAACAGCCACGAGGAGAGCGATTTGCTCGCCGGGGCCTGCGACTGAGCACGGGGCCGAGCCGCTGCCCTCGGACGGGGCTACCGGGCGCCCTGGGGAGGGGCCACTGGCCGCCCTGGGGAGGGGCCACAGACTGAGACCGTGGGCCACTGGCCACCCTGGGGAGGGGCCACGGACCCACGGACTGAGCCCCGGGGCCACTGGCCGCCCTGGGGAGGGGCCACAGACCCACGGACTGAGCCCCGGGGCCACTGGCCACCCTGGGAGGGGCCATGAACCGAGCTGCGGGGGCTCACAGGGTGCTGGGCACACCCACAGCAATACCACAGACCGTTCCATTccctcctggggggcggggggagcaagTCTAATAGGCCTGACCAATCCCTCCTGAGGGCAAGGGAGGTCTGCCCAGGAGACGACTAGACCATTCTCTGCTGAGGGTGACCCTCTCAGCCCAAACCATTTGCttgagagggaggaagagaataTTCATTCTTATGACCCCCAAATTCTCTGGGGTtcaaaagagggggtgggggtggggggctggaagccagggcaCCTGGGTTCTCTGGCGGtcagtgggatgggggaggggtagcAGCCCCAGGCTGAATCCCTCGTATGAACCTGGTGTGTCTTCACCCCCAGTACCAGGGAcgcagccccccagctcctgcctggtCCTCAGGGCGGGGAAATAGCATGAAAACTTTATTCCTATAAAGTTTTGCCTTTTCACACTGGTTCCTTGTgtttgtgctggggggggggggtgctgggacccaccctcactgggggagggggcaggcgggGCTAgcgaggggctgcagggcaggagtgaggggcacctagCTCTGACCCCTCTGGttcctgccccctggccagcTGGCCTGGGAGCCCACCCTTCCCCCAACAGCCGGCCAAGGACCTGGACCCAGATACAGCTGGGGTCTCAGGTGCACGTGCCAGAGCCCCTGACTTTCCAGGGGGGCatccactccttcccaccccccgcaCACCCCCCCGAGTCCAGCGCAATCCCTGGCTCAGCCATTTCACACACCCGGACTCACGCCCAGCATGGGGGACCCTGACACAGAGATGCAGCCCCTCTTGGGTGGGGTAGGGGCCAGCAGCACAATCCcatctaccccccccccccccacacacacacagatgaggGGCAGGCAGCACCAGCTGGTCACTTTATTCCCCACCCAGGGGAGGCATCTTCCCCCTTCAATACAGGAATTAACCGAACACAGGCACTGGAGGAGCAAAGGCCCCCAGGCGCCACCGGCCCCCTGGAGCCGGAGGGGTGGCGGGTGTCAGGTTAGACACAGGCCCCCGTTCATGGGGGGAGGGTCCAGGTGCCCCCAGGCAGCGGCTGCAACCTAAGAGTCTGTCCACaggctgcccagccccaggcctggcgtccacacggggggggggggggggaggaagggggcagtgTCTGGCCTGTCCCCCTGGCAGCTCACAGTAACGTCGagggggcccaatccctgtggtGCCCACGATGGCCAGGTGTGGGGTTCTGACAggtcacgggggggggggcagtgtctgGCCTGCCCCCCTGGCAGCTCACAGTAACGTCaagggggcccaatccctgtggtGCCCACGATGGCCAGGTGTGGGGTTCTGGCAggtcacgggggtggggggggcagtgtcTGGCCTGCCCCCCTGGCAGCTCACAGTAACGTCaagggggcccaatccctgtggtGCCCACGATGGCCAGGTGTGGGGTTCTGGCAggtcacgggggtggggggggcagtgtcTGGCCTGCCCCCCTGGCAGCTCACAGTAACGTCaagggggcccaatccctgtggtGCCCACGATGGCCAGGTGTGGCGTTCTGGCCAGTCACAGCAACAGGCTGGCGGGTGGGGGGGCTCCAGGCCGATCCTGGTGACATGCCAGGGGGATGGGGCCCAGCCAGTGCCAgcgaccgggggggggggaggtcacagCGACATGCTGGTGAGGTTGTCATGGCTCAGCAGCCCCTTACGGACGCCGCCAGCCCCGTGGCTCCCACCCCCGCAATAGTCCTGCAGGTTGTGGCGCAGGGTGACCAGGGCAGAGCCCAGGCAGGAGCGGTTGGGGGCCTGGTTGCCAccgggcagctggagcagcacgGTGGCCACGCCGGCCATGCCGTCCTCCGTGGGCTCCAGCGTGACGGGGCCCACGCGGAagctggggctggggtaggggcaggagCAGCCC contains the following coding sequences:
- the LOC127038062 gene encoding zinc finger and BTB domain-containing protein 26-like, yielding MAPACERLHFRFPSYGDGVLRRMDQLRAQRRFCDVTVQVNELRVPGHRVVFAACSPFLRDQFLLSDSPEVSVSLLQSPEIGRQLLLSCYTGCLEVPLPELVNYLTAASFLQMGHVVERCTQAVSRYLVPKAEVAPGPGQEEEGSSPCPLPARRQEGPEGAGDFLACRSRGSPSSPEISLPLLNSAMELTHSYLKGCYEDEAAPGGPFPCPPAPAQPGGPWRGCPMRRRHLEPARKDRKAPELERPYRCPRCDGLFPQLGGFVSHVREHKLFLCLRCAKVFSQKSNLTRHLRVHTGFKPFQCPVCHKCFTQNATLQDHLNLHSGRKPHRCNYCAVHFTHKPGLRRHLKELHGKSTLQNSHEESDLLAGACD